A single genomic interval of Tursiops truncatus isolate mTurTru1 chromosome 16, mTurTru1.mat.Y, whole genome shotgun sequence harbors:
- the ADRA2A gene encoding alpha-2A adrenergic receptor, with amino-acid sequence MFRQEQALAEGSFAPMGSLQPDASNASWNGTEAPGGGARATPYSLQVTLTLVCLAGLLMLFTVFGNVLVIIAVFTSRALKAPQNLFLVSLASADILVATLVIPFSLANEVMGYWYFGKAWCETYLALDVLFCTSSIVHLCAISLDRYWSITQAIEYNLKRTPRRIKAIIVTVWVISAVISFPPLISIEKKGGSGGQQPAEPRCEINDQKWYVISSCIGSFFAPCLIMILVYVRIYQIAKRRTRVPPSRRGPDAAATLPGGAKRRPNGLGPERGVGPVGAEAESLPAQLNGAPREPTPAGPRDADALDLEESSSSEHAERPPGTLRSERGPRAKGKARASQVKPGDSLPRRGPGATGPGAPAAGHGEERGGGAKASRWRGRQNREKRFTFVLAVVIGVFVACWFPFFFTYTLTAVGCSVPRTLFKFFFWFGYCNSSLNPVIYTIFNHDFRRAFKKILCRGDRKRIV; translated from the coding sequence ATGTTCCGCCAGGAGCAGGCGCTGGCCGAAGGCAGCTTCGCGCCCATGGGCTCCCTGCAGCCGGACGCGAGCAACGCTAGCTGGAACGGGACCGAGGCCCCGGGGGGTGGCGCCCGGGCCACCCCCTACTCCCTGCAGGTGACGCTGACGCTGGTGTGCTTGGCCGGCCTGCTCATGCTGTTCACGGTGTTCGGTAACGTGCTTGTCATCATTGCCGTGTTCACAAGCCGCGCGCTCAAGGCGCCCCAGAACCTCTTCCTGGTGTCTCTGGCCTCGGCCGACATCCTGGTGGCCACGCTTGTCATCCCTTTCTCGCTGGCCAACGAGGTCATGGGCTACTGGTACTTCGGCAAGGCATGGTGTGAGACCTACCTGGCGCTCGACGTGCTCTTCTGCACGTCGTCCATCGTGCACCTGTGCGCCATCAGCCTGGATCGTTACTGGTCCATCACCCAGGCCATAGAGTACAACCTGAAGCGCACCCCACGCCGCATCAAGGCCATCATCGTCACCGTGTGGGTCATCTCGGCCGTCATCTCCTTCCCGCCGCTCATCTCCATCGAGAAGAAAGGAGGCAGTGGTGGCCAGCAGCCGGCCGAACCGCGCTGCGAGATCAACGACCAGAAGTGGTACGTCATCTCGTCGTGCATCGGCTCCTTCTTCGCGCCCTGCCTCATCATGATCCTGGTCTACGTGCGCATTTACCAGATCGCCAAGCGCCGCACCCGCGTGCCGCCCAGTCGCAGGGGTCCTGATGCCGCCGCCACGCTGCCGGGGGGCGCCAAGCGCAGACCCAACGGCTTGGGCCCGGAGCGCGGCGTGGGCCCCGTGGGCGCCGAGGCGGAGTCGCTGCCGGCCCAGCTCAACGGTGCCCCGAGGGAGCCCACGCCGGCAGGGCCGCGGGACGCCGACGCGCTGGACCTCGAGGAGAGCTCCTCGTCCGAGCACGCCGAGCGGCCCCCGGGGACCCTCAGGTCCGAGCGCGGCCCCCGGGCCAAGGGTAAGGCCCGGGCGAGCCAGGTGAAGCCCGGGGACAGCCTGCCGCGGCGCGGGCCAGGGGCGACGGGGCCGGGGGCACCCGCGGCCGGGCACGGGGAGGAGCGCGGCGGAGGCGCCAAGGCGTCGCGCTGGCGCGGGCGGCAAAACCGCGAGAAGCGCTTCACCTTCGTGCTGGCGGTGGTCATCGGAGTGTTCGTGGCGTGCTGGTTCCCCTTCTTCTTCACCTACACGCTCACGGCCGTCGGCTGCTCGGTGCCGCGCACACTCTTCAAGTTCTTTTTCTGGTTCGGCTACTGCAACAGCTCGCTGAACCCGGTCATCTACACCATCTTCAATCACGACTTCCGCCGCGCCTTCAAGAAGATCCTTTGCCGGGGGGACAGGAAGCGGATCGTGTGA